One genomic window of Deinococcus deserti VCD115 includes the following:
- the cobI gene encoding precorrin-2 C(20)-methyltransferase, with amino-acid sequence MTGMFYGLGVGPGPAGLLPVASLDILRRVDHIFAPRSRVSETSVAIEALRSLDFPRQRVREVEFLMDGDDRRIGEHYTALAREIAALGGQGQSVAYLTIGDAMTYSTLGYLVAALKREAPELPRRVLPGITSYATAAALTGFSLGEGKERVLILPCPDDLSTLTADIEHNDVVVLMKVGRRLSGVLDLLQNMNILEHCALAHRLGLDGEVVLPSLNVRPEAGKLGYLSVLLIRKHPPRRFS; translated from the coding sequence ATGACCGGCATGTTCTACGGCCTGGGTGTAGGCCCGGGACCCGCCGGGCTGCTGCCTGTCGCGTCGCTGGACATTCTGCGGCGGGTAGATCACATCTTTGCCCCCCGCTCACGGGTGTCAGAGACCTCGGTGGCCATAGAAGCCCTGCGCAGCCTGGACTTTCCCCGTCAGCGCGTGCGCGAGGTGGAATTCCTGATGGACGGCGACGACCGGCGCATCGGGGAGCACTACACGGCCCTGGCGCGCGAGATCGCAGCGCTGGGAGGGCAGGGCCAGAGCGTCGCGTACCTGACCATCGGTGACGCGATGACCTACAGCACGCTGGGTTATCTGGTGGCTGCCCTGAAACGCGAAGCACCGGAACTGCCGCGCCGGGTCCTGCCGGGCATCACCAGCTACGCCACGGCAGCAGCGTTGACTGGTTTTTCGCTGGGTGAGGGCAAGGAGCGCGTGCTGATCCTGCCCTGTCCCGACGATCTGTCCACCCTGACGGCGGACATCGAGCACAACGACGTGGTGGTCCTGATGAAGGTGGGGCGGCGCCTGAGCGGGGTGCTGGACCTCCTTCAGAACATGAACATCCTGGAGCACTGCGCCCTGGCCCACCGACTGGGCCTGGACGGCGAAGTGGTGCTGCCTTCCCTGAACGTGCGGCCCGAAGCCGGCAAGCTGGGCTACCTGAGCGTGCTGCTGATTCGCAAACACCCCCCCCGGAGGTTTTCTTGA
- the cobJ gene encoding precorrin-3B C(17)-methyltransferase, with protein MNGEMTETWAAAGSPAEHLTAGQPGPRAFGKSVALAGRTGKLSLVSVGPGTLELVPERARRALQEAEVIVAYDLYLKWVRPLLGTQEILTPPLTQEKYRAELAIQKAREGYRVALVSSGDIGIYAMAGLVFEDLPVEPGSPESDFEVEVIPGITSATACASLLGSPLTHDFATLSLSDLLCPWEWIEHRARHIAQADLACVLYNVQSKTRQEGVYRVLRLMLQHKGPDTVCGVVRNAYREDQEVRVTTLGELLDQSFDMLTTIVIGNRFTTRKGRWMYTPRGYNDWQAGAETPDASARAPEASALPNGAVWVFAGTRDGSALAVQLAEAGEQVVLSVASDLGARVAPSHPNLSLYSGPGGMEARRRALTGARAVVDATHPYAVAITAQVQTLAAELRLPYLRYERPSALPDDRSGIHLVPDFEAAARAASAYSRVFLATGSKDLDTFMRAAPGAEVFVRLTPQPQVIERALDLGIHPANLCAMVGPFTREFNAAQWRAWNIGAVVTKDSGDEGGFPAKLAAARDLGVPLIVVQRPPAVSGAMHDARDVLAAVNQL; from the coding sequence ATGAACGGAGAAATGACAGAAACCTGGGCAGCCGCAGGCAGCCCCGCAGAGCACCTCACTGCCGGGCAGCCTGGCCCCAGAGCCTTCGGGAAGAGCGTTGCACTGGCAGGACGCACCGGAAAACTCAGCCTGGTTTCGGTGGGTCCCGGAACGCTGGAGCTGGTGCCCGAACGCGCCCGGCGGGCGTTGCAGGAGGCCGAGGTGATCGTCGCCTACGACCTCTATCTGAAGTGGGTGCGGCCCCTGCTGGGCACGCAGGAAATCCTGACGCCGCCCCTGACCCAGGAAAAATACCGCGCGGAACTGGCCATCCAGAAAGCCCGCGAAGGGTACCGGGTGGCTCTGGTCAGCTCGGGCGATATCGGCATTTATGCGATGGCGGGGCTGGTGTTCGAGGATCTTCCGGTTGAACCCGGCAGCCCGGAATCCGACTTTGAGGTCGAGGTGATTCCGGGCATCACCTCGGCCACGGCGTGTGCGTCTCTGCTGGGCTCGCCGCTGACCCACGACTTTGCCACCCTGAGCCTCTCGGATCTGCTGTGCCCCTGGGAATGGATCGAGCACCGCGCGCGCCACATCGCGCAGGCTGATCTGGCGTGCGTGCTGTACAACGTCCAGAGCAAAACCCGCCAGGAGGGTGTGTACCGGGTCCTGCGGCTGATGCTGCAGCACAAGGGCCCCGACACAGTCTGCGGCGTGGTCCGCAACGCCTACCGCGAGGACCAGGAAGTGCGGGTCACCACCCTGGGGGAGCTGCTGGACCAGAGTTTCGACATGCTCACCACCATCGTGATCGGCAACCGCTTCACCACCCGCAAAGGACGCTGGATGTACACCCCGCGCGGGTACAACGACTGGCAGGCGGGCGCCGAGACTCCTGACGCCAGCGCCAGGGCACCCGAGGCCAGCGCGCTTCCCAATGGCGCCGTGTGGGTGTTTGCCGGCACCCGGGACGGCAGCGCCCTGGCCGTGCAGCTGGCCGAGGCCGGGGAGCAGGTGGTGCTGAGTGTCGCCTCGGATCTGGGAGCCCGCGTGGCCCCCAGCCATCCGAATCTCAGCCTGTACAGCGGCCCCGGAGGCATGGAGGCCCGCCGGCGCGCTCTGACCGGAGCCAGGGCCGTGGTGGACGCCACCCATCCCTACGCTGTGGCCATCACTGCTCAGGTGCAGACGCTGGCCGCCGAGTTGAGGCTGCCCTACCTGCGCTACGAGCGGCCCAGCGCCCTGCCGGACGACCGCAGCGGCATCCACCTCGTGCCGGACTTCGAGGCCGCGGCCCGCGCCGCCTCTGCCTACAGCCGGGTGTTCCTGGCCACCGGCAGCAAGGACCTGGACACCTTCATGCGTGCCGCGCCCGGGGCCGAGGTCTTCGTGCGCCTGACCCCGCAGCCTCAGGTGATCGAACGCGCCCTGGACCTGGGCATTCACCCGGCGAACCTGTGCGCCATGGTGGGGCCCTTTACCCGCGAGTTCAATGCCGCGCAGTGGCGGGCCTGGAACATCGGCGCGGTGGTCACCAAGGACAGCGGCGACGAAGGCGGTTTTCCCGCGAAGCTGGCTGCCGCCCGTGACCTGGGCGTGCCCCTGATCGTCGTGCAGCGCCCACCGGCCGTCAGTGGCGCCATGCATGACGCCCGCGATGTTCTTGCGGCTGTGAATCAACTCTGA
- the bluB gene encoding 5,6-dimethylbenzimidazole synthase: MTDPWAADREALWRVLHARRDHRHFRPDPVATEALERVLDAFRVAPSVGLSQPWHVTVVRSAGLRDAAYQSFAGVRTREQERFGGERRALYDTLKLEGIREAPVGLVVSFVPPEAATLGTTSLPAALEYSVVSAITLAWLAATAEGLGMGWVSLVEPGDLHAALDIPAHLRPLAYLCLGHPALELKEPLLQTVGWASSRPLSVEWRD, translated from the coding sequence ATGACCGACCCCTGGGCAGCGGACCGGGAAGCCCTGTGGCGGGTCCTGCATGCCCGGCGCGACCACCGGCATTTCCGGCCTGATCCGGTGGCCACCGAAGCGCTGGAACGGGTTCTCGACGCCTTTCGCGTGGCGCCCAGCGTGGGCCTGAGCCAGCCCTGGCATGTCACCGTGGTGCGCAGCGCCGGGCTGCGCGACGCGGCCTACCAGAGTTTCGCTGGCGTCCGTACCCGCGAGCAGGAGCGGTTCGGCGGAGAGAGACGCGCCCTGTACGACACGCTGAAACTTGAGGGCATCCGCGAGGCCCCAGTCGGTCTGGTCGTGAGCTTCGTGCCGCCGGAAGCTGCCACCCTGGGCACCACCTCCCTGCCGGCGGCGCTGGAGTACAGCGTGGTCAGCGCCATCACCCTGGCCTGGCTGGCCGCCACAGCCGAGGGCCTGGGCATGGGCTGGGTCAGCCTGGTGGAGCCGGGAGACCTGCACGCGGCACTGGACATTCCTGCCCACCTGAGGCCCCTGGCTTACCTGTGCCTGGGTCACCCGGCCCTGGAGCTCAAAGAGCCTCTGCTGCAGACCGTAGGTTGGGCCAGCAGCCGGCCTCTGTCGGTGGAATGGCGCGACTAG
- a CDS encoding nickel transporter has translation MIATLALVFMLGMRHGMDADHLAAIDGFARLRPSRWTGVLFGLGHGLVVTVLALVASRLGDHFGLDWLAPYLFLGVAALNLWRLVWPAPHSHAPARSLLALGPFVVGLLLAVSMETSSQLAALSMAQSVPPLLLGLTFTLGMTLADGVDGLLAAQLQRGRNADPARAALASRVMGWMVVALSLAFALAGFTQVDLGEVAAPLGMGVFVMLLALRVWSRLTPRQQGVA, from the coding sequence ATGATCGCCACCCTGGCCCTGGTATTCATGCTGGGCATGCGGCACGGTATGGACGCCGACCACCTGGCGGCGATTGACGGGTTTGCGCGCCTGCGTCCCAGCCGCTGGACCGGCGTGCTGTTCGGACTGGGTCACGGGCTGGTCGTCACGGTGCTGGCCCTGGTCGCCAGCAGACTGGGAGACCATTTCGGCCTGGACTGGCTCGCGCCGTACCTGTTTTTGGGTGTGGCCGCGCTGAACCTGTGGCGGCTCGTATGGCCGGCTCCTCACAGCCACGCCCCGGCCCGCTCCCTGCTGGCGCTGGGACCGTTCGTGGTGGGGCTGCTGCTGGCCGTGAGCATGGAAACGAGCTCTCAGCTCGCGGCCCTGTCCATGGCCCAGAGCGTGCCGCCGCTACTGCTGGGCCTGACCTTCACGCTGGGCATGACCCTGGCCGACGGGGTAGACGGCCTGCTGGCCGCCCAGCTGCAACGCGGCCGGAACGCCGACCCCGCTCGCGCCGCCCTGGCCTCCCGGGTCATGGGCTGGATGGTTGTCGCGCTGTCCCTGGCATTTGCCCTGGCCGGATTCACTCAGGTGGATCTGGGCGAAGTGGCCGCGCCGCTGGGCATGGGCGTCTTCGTCATGCTCCTGGCCCTGCGGGTGTGGAGCCGCCTGACTCCGCGGCAGCAGGGCGTGGCATGA
- a CDS encoding cobalamin biosynthesis protein, whose protein sequence is MSAPAAPAGLGIWPVRAETEPLADGLALALGGVLHRPWATGQVQREAFAQAFHGARSWVLIGATGIAVRFLAGLPRSKHSDPAVVVLDDAARFAVALLGGHEGGGNALAYRVARLTGAVPVVTTATEAVKPLTVGVGCRRDVSAEQIESAVQQALGARPLSDVREIATVDLKADEAGLLAFCERRELPLRVFARADLAARPFVTRASEWVQQNVGLAGVCEPCALLASPRGQLIVPKTALNGVAVAVVEDRSWRT, encoded by the coding sequence GTGAGCGCACCCGCCGCCCCTGCAGGCCTGGGCATCTGGCCGGTCCGGGCCGAAACCGAGCCCCTGGCAGACGGGCTGGCCCTGGCCTTGGGCGGCGTGTTGCACCGGCCGTGGGCCACCGGGCAGGTCCAGCGCGAAGCCTTTGCGCAAGCTTTTCATGGCGCCCGCTCCTGGGTGCTGATCGGAGCCACCGGCATCGCGGTCCGGTTTCTGGCCGGGCTGCCCCGCAGCAAGCACAGTGACCCGGCGGTGGTCGTGCTGGACGACGCGGCGCGCTTCGCGGTGGCGCTGCTGGGCGGTCATGAGGGGGGCGGCAACGCCTTGGCCTACCGGGTGGCCCGCCTCACCGGTGCGGTGCCGGTGGTGACCACCGCGACCGAGGCCGTAAAGCCCCTGACCGTGGGTGTCGGCTGCCGCCGGGACGTGAGCGCAGAGCAGATCGAGTCGGCGGTGCAGCAGGCCCTGGGCGCGCGTCCGCTGAGTGACGTGCGCGAGATCGCCACGGTGGATCTCAAGGCGGATGAGGCCGGGCTGCTCGCCTTCTGCGAACGGCGTGAGCTGCCGCTGCGGGTCTTTGCCCGCGCGGACCTTGCCGCGCGTCCCTTCGTCACCCGGGCAAGCGAGTGGGTGCAGCAGAACGTGGGGCTTGCGGGCGTCTGTGAGCCCTGCGCCCTGCTGGCCAGTCCCCGGGGACAGCTGATCGTGCCGAAAACAGCCCTGAACGGTGTGGCTGTGGCTGTGGTGGAAGACAGGAGCTGGAGAACATGA
- a CDS encoding precorrin-8X methylmutase — translation MDDYAVVLAAHGSRDPASQAQFEQLVAEVKALDPGRIITHGFLEFNTPTLDEAARSAVAAGARNIVMVPGVLLAATHAKNDLPSELNALRREFPDVTFHYGAAMDLHPLLLEVCRERLIEAETAAGTEVRRDRTLLLVVGRGTTDPDANGDIHKLARFLEEGLGYGASQVCYSGTARPDLPTGLARAAAMGFERVIVFPYLLFDGVLARRVRDAVAAAAQRWSGTEFLTASHLGPHRKVAQVFLERSREGVQGQGHMNCSLCKYRVQVIGYEAQQGQAQVSHHGAVRGLLGAGNTPAEPKTVPHYVPHPIEQQSFEIIETLRDWSKVAASDRYAMQRLVHTAGDPGIVEDLSFSPGAVEAGIQAILRGLTVVTDVTMVHSGLKREVLGRLGVQVWCGVHDAETHLLSSQTGLTRSAAGIRRAYEKFGNDCVVAIGDAPTAIFETVRLIRERHWRPALVIGLPVGFVGTHESKAALRTCLSVPRITNSGYRGGSPWASSVVNACMIQAQNRLADLVRDQ, via the coding sequence ATGGACGATTACGCAGTGGTTCTGGCCGCCCACGGCAGCCGCGACCCGGCCAGCCAGGCGCAGTTCGAGCAGCTGGTGGCTGAGGTGAAGGCCCTGGATCCCGGGCGGATCATTACGCACGGCTTTCTGGAATTCAATACGCCCACCCTGGACGAGGCGGCGCGCTCAGCCGTGGCAGCCGGCGCCCGCAATATCGTGATGGTGCCGGGTGTGCTGCTGGCCGCCACACATGCTAAGAACGATCTGCCTAGTGAACTGAATGCGCTGCGCCGTGAGTTTCCGGACGTGACCTTTCATTACGGCGCAGCGATGGACCTGCACCCGCTGCTGCTGGAAGTGTGCCGCGAACGCCTGATCGAAGCCGAAACGGCCGCCGGAACGGAAGTGCGCCGCGACCGCACCCTGCTGCTTGTGGTGGGACGCGGCACCACCGACCCCGACGCCAACGGGGACATCCATAAACTGGCCCGCTTTCTCGAAGAGGGGCTGGGGTACGGCGCGAGTCAGGTGTGTTACAGCGGCACTGCCCGGCCGGACCTGCCCACCGGCCTGGCGCGCGCCGCCGCGATGGGCTTCGAGCGCGTGATCGTGTTTCCGTACCTGCTGTTCGACGGCGTGCTGGCGCGGAGGGTGCGGGACGCGGTGGCCGCTGCGGCGCAGCGCTGGTCAGGCACCGAATTCCTGACGGCCTCGCATCTGGGTCCGCACCGCAAGGTGGCGCAGGTGTTTCTGGAGCGCTCCCGTGAGGGCGTGCAGGGGCAGGGACACATGAACTGCTCGCTGTGCAAGTACCGCGTGCAGGTCATCGGGTACGAGGCGCAGCAGGGGCAGGCGCAGGTCAGCCATCACGGCGCGGTGCGCGGGCTGCTGGGCGCAGGCAACACGCCGGCCGAACCCAAAACGGTTCCCCACTATGTTCCTCATCCCATCGAGCAGCAGTCCTTCGAGATCATCGAGACGCTGCGCGACTGGAGCAAGGTGGCGGCCTCGGACCGGTACGCCATGCAGCGGCTGGTGCACACCGCGGGTGACCCGGGCATCGTGGAGGACCTGTCGTTCTCGCCCGGAGCGGTGGAAGCCGGCATCCAGGCCATTCTGCGCGGCCTGACGGTGGTCACCGACGTGACCATGGTCCACAGCGGCCTCAAGCGCGAGGTTCTGGGTCGCCTGGGCGTGCAGGTGTGGTGCGGGGTCCATGACGCCGAGACTCACCTGCTGAGCAGTCAGACCGGCCTGACCCGTTCGGCGGCCGGCATCCGGCGGGCGTACGAGAAGTTCGGCAATGACTGCGTCGTGGCCATCGGTGACGCGCCCACAGCGATTTTCGAGACCGTCCGCCTGATCCGCGAGCGGCACTGGCGCCCGGCCCTGGTCATCGGCTTGCCCGTGGGCTTCGTGGGCACCCATGAAAGCAAGGCCGCGCTGCGCACCTGCCTCAGCGTGCCGCGCATCACCAACAGCGGGTACCGGGGCGGCAGTCCCTGGGCCAGCAGCGTGGTGAACGCCTGCATGATCCAGGCCCAGAACCGCCTGGCGGACCTGGTCCGCGACCAGTGA
- the cobM gene encoding precorrin-4 C(11)-methyltransferase — protein sequence MKVYFIGAGPGAADLITLRGARLLSQCRVILYAGSLVPEAVLEHASPDAERFNTASLDLQEQISLYRRAQHEGLDVARVHSGDPAIYGATAEQMRALRELGIAYEVVPGVSSFTACAASLGAELTRPGVTQTVILTRASGRASPVPDAENLASLAAHQASLCVFLGGHQLEQNVAELLRHYPPETPAALVQRASQPEERRHVATLGTLLGGLKLSDWTLTTMLLVSPALHDPAELQEVSRLYDPAYAHRFRRAQKGEG from the coding sequence TTGAAGGTCTACTTTATTGGTGCCGGCCCCGGCGCCGCCGACCTGATCACGCTGCGCGGCGCCCGGCTGCTCAGCCAGTGCCGCGTGATCCTGTATGCCGGCTCCCTGGTTCCAGAGGCCGTGCTCGAACACGCCTCACCGGACGCCGAACGCTTCAACACGGCCAGCCTGGACCTCCAGGAGCAGATCAGCCTGTACCGCCGCGCCCAGCACGAGGGGCTGGACGTCGCCCGCGTGCATTCGGGCGACCCGGCCATCTACGGCGCCACCGCCGAGCAGATGCGCGCGCTGCGCGAGCTGGGCATCGCCTATGAGGTCGTACCGGGCGTCAGCAGCTTTACCGCCTGCGCCGCCAGCCTGGGCGCGGAACTGACCCGCCCGGGCGTCACGCAGACTGTCATCCTGACCCGGGCCTCTGGCCGGGCGAGCCCGGTGCCGGACGCCGAGAACCTGGCGAGTCTGGCGGCCCACCAGGCCAGCCTATGCGTGTTTCTGGGCGGGCATCAGCTGGAGCAGAACGTGGCCGAGTTGCTGCGGCACTACCCGCCAGAAACGCCCGCCGCCCTGGTGCAGCGGGCCTCTCAACCCGAGGAGCGCCGCCACGTCGCCACGCTGGGCACGCTGCTGGGCGGCCTGAAGCTCAGTGACTGGACGCTGACGACCATGCTCCTGGTCAGCCCGGCGCTGCATGACCCGGCCGAACTGCAGGAGGTCAGCCGGCTGTACGACCCGGCCTACGCTCACCGCTTCCGCCGCGCCCAGAAAGGAGAGGGGTGA
- the cbiD gene encoding cobalt-precorrin-5B (C(1))-methyltransferase CbiD produces the protein MPARPLLDLSQPAPNGLRRGFTTGSAATAALKAALTLLYRGEVPSPVEITLPDGDLGLRIPVQRVELTDAGAYGEVIKDGGDDPDATHGAALWVRVTPLAGAGPSTAMTFHAGEGVGTVTAPGIRVPVGEPAINPVPRDMMRRAAHEVAGHEAFAVTVGCVNGEKIARRTFNPRLGIVGGISILGTTGVVEPMSLEAYAASVEVEVRVAAHARPAAVVFTPGKLGRDYAEQTLGIQREKIVQISNFVGAGVDALQEALTELPYALPLLLVAGHPGKLAKVLNGDWNTHSSHSGMAMNALARVAAEVNLDPAMVDALAGANTVDACVELLAPHPQGAAVWSETARQIARTIQNRAPAAERVQVALFALDGTPLGEARTGGGA, from the coding sequence ATGCCCGCCCGCCCACTTCTTGACCTGAGCCAGCCCGCGCCCAACGGGCTGCGGCGCGGCTTTACCACCGGCAGCGCCGCCACAGCGGCCCTGAAGGCAGCCCTGACGCTGCTGTACCGGGGCGAGGTCCCCAGCCCCGTGGAGATCACGCTGCCGGACGGCGACCTGGGCCTGCGGATTCCGGTACAGCGGGTCGAGCTGACGGATGCCGGGGCCTACGGCGAGGTCATCAAGGACGGCGGCGACGATCCGGACGCGACTCATGGCGCGGCCCTCTGGGTGAGGGTGACTCCCCTGGCAGGTGCCGGCCCCTCCACCGCCATGACCTTTCACGCGGGTGAGGGCGTGGGTACCGTGACCGCCCCGGGCATCAGGGTGCCGGTGGGCGAGCCGGCCATCAACCCGGTGCCGCGCGACATGATGCGCCGGGCCGCTCATGAAGTTGCCGGGCACGAGGCCTTCGCCGTCACGGTGGGCTGCGTGAACGGAGAGAAAATCGCCCGGCGCACCTTCAATCCGAGGCTGGGTATCGTGGGCGGCATTTCGATTCTGGGTACGACCGGCGTGGTCGAGCCGATGAGCCTGGAAGCCTACGCCGCTTCGGTGGAAGTCGAGGTGCGGGTGGCGGCCCATGCGCGCCCGGCGGCGGTGGTGTTCACGCCGGGCAAGCTGGGCCGGGATTACGCCGAGCAGACCCTGGGCATCCAGCGCGAGAAGATCGTGCAGATCAGCAACTTTGTCGGCGCGGGAGTGGACGCTTTGCAGGAGGCGCTGACCGAACTGCCTTACGCGCTGCCGCTGCTGCTGGTCGCGGGGCATCCGGGCAAGCTGGCCAAGGTTCTGAACGGCGACTGGAACACCCACAGCAGCCACAGCGGGATGGCCATGAACGCCCTGGCGCGGGTGGCCGCTGAGGTGAACCTGGACCCTGCCATGGTGGACGCCCTGGCTGGGGCCAATACGGTCGACGCCTGCGTGGAGCTTCTGGCACCCCACCCGCAGGGCGCTGCCGTGTGGTCTGAGACGGCGCGGCAGATTGCCAGGACGATCCAGAACCGGGCGCCAGCGGCTGAACGGGTGCAGGTGGCGCTGTTCGCCCTGGACGGCACCCCTCTGGGTGAGGCCCGCACCGGTGGCGGCGCATGA
- a CDS encoding CobW family GTP-binding protein, with amino-acid sequence MIPGHLKTPVTIVTGFLGSGKTTLLNNLLSQTHDRTLAVIVNEFGEVSIDAPLLDTREQGVELHDVHGGLLAYGGEGDAFARTLRALQSRRHTFDHVLIETSGLAVPTAVMVTLETPEFAGDFALDATLVVVDTPLLLEGAFQTQTDEAAARVFDAQLEYADVAVLNKIDSLDDAQLLQAEADVRHRAPRVRFLELAYGARLDTQLTLGLNLHGSRRSAAHQAPVSGTPGDLSVPLHDHTSLDGHSHGDLDAHVHSLSTHQHFHEHDPGWQSFRLTSDEVQNVPELLRTVQNVARVFPVLRVKGFVNGTDGGRYALQAVRSRVETDPAPARAGAPNELIFIGYHISRKKVTEALQKALPQRWA; translated from the coding sequence ATGATCCCTGGACATCTGAAAACCCCTGTCACTATCGTTACCGGCTTTCTGGGCAGCGGTAAAACCACGTTGCTCAACAACCTGCTTTCCCAGACGCATGACCGCACGCTGGCCGTGATCGTCAACGAATTCGGTGAGGTCAGCATTGACGCGCCGCTGCTGGACACCCGTGAACAGGGCGTCGAGCTGCACGACGTGCACGGCGGACTGCTGGCTTACGGCGGTGAAGGTGACGCCTTCGCCCGCACGCTCCGGGCGCTGCAGTCCCGGCGGCACACTTTCGATCACGTGCTGATCGAAACCAGCGGTCTGGCGGTGCCTACCGCCGTCATGGTCACGCTGGAAACGCCTGAATTTGCCGGCGACTTCGCCCTGGACGCCACGCTGGTGGTGGTCGACACGCCGCTGCTGCTGGAAGGAGCCTTCCAGACACAGACTGACGAGGCTGCCGCCCGGGTGTTCGACGCGCAGCTGGAATACGCCGACGTGGCGGTTCTCAACAAGATTGACAGCCTGGACGACGCCCAGCTGCTGCAGGCCGAGGCTGACGTGCGCCACCGGGCTCCGCGCGTGCGCTTCCTGGAACTGGCGTACGGCGCCAGGCTCGACACGCAGCTGACCCTGGGCCTGAACCTGCACGGTTCCAGGCGCAGCGCCGCCCATCAGGCGCCGGTCAGTGGCACGCCCGGAGACCTGTCGGTGCCGCTGCACGACCACACCAGCCTCGACGGTCATTCGCACGGCGACCTGGACGCGCACGTGCACAGCCTGAGCACCCATCAACACTTTCACGAGCATGATCCCGGCTGGCAGTCCTTCCGCCTGACGAGTGACGAGGTTCAGAACGTTCCGGAGCTGCTGCGCACCGTGCAGAACGTGGCCCGTGTGTTTCCGGTGCTGCGCGTCAAGGGATTCGTCAACGGAACGGACGGCGGCCGGTACGCGTTGCAGGCCGTACGCTCGCGCGTGGAGACCGACCCGGCTCCTGCCCGGGCCGGCGCGCCCAACGAGCTGATCTTTATCGGCTATCACATCAGCCGCAAGAAGGTCACCGAGGCCCTGCAAAAAGCCCTTCCTCAACGGTGGGCCTGA
- a CDS encoding cobalt-precorrin-7 (C(5))-methyltransferase, translating into MIACIGAGPGHLDFLTQKGARLVREADVVAGFDAVVDVVRPLISPNARIVTMGYRDQVARLEEVAELHHAGQKCAVVFMGDIHFSGFQYLERVETACGHQVETVPGISSAQVLASRGRVCFDETTFLTFHRRGDLTPFKTHLREVLRAGRNAIVIPRPWDFMPRDIATYLLAGGASTAHRVEVWENLTRQEAEWTGTLTDLEGRDFSDMTIMLIRALTPMPTGLEGER; encoded by the coding sequence ATGATCGCCTGCATCGGTGCTGGTCCTGGTCACCTGGATTTCCTGACCCAGAAAGGCGCGCGGCTGGTCCGTGAGGCCGACGTCGTGGCTGGCTTTGACGCGGTGGTTGACGTAGTGCGGCCGCTGATTTCCCCGAACGCCCGGATCGTGACCATGGGGTACCGCGATCAGGTGGCCCGGCTGGAAGAGGTCGCTGAGCTGCACCATGCCGGCCAGAAGTGCGCGGTCGTGTTTATGGGAGACATTCACTTCAGCGGCTTTCAGTACTTGGAGCGGGTGGAAACCGCCTGCGGGCATCAGGTGGAGACGGTCCCAGGTATTTCCAGCGCGCAGGTGCTGGCCAGCCGCGGCCGGGTCTGCTTCGACGAGACGACCTTTCTGACCTTTCACCGCCGCGGCGACCTGACCCCCTTCAAGACTCACCTGCGTGAAGTGCTGCGCGCCGGGCGCAACGCGATTGTCATTCCGCGTCCCTGGGATTTCATGCCGCGGGACATCGCGACGTATCTGCTGGCCGGTGGGGCCAGCACGGCCCACCGGGTTGAGGTCTGGGAAAACCTGACCCGGCAGGAAGCGGAATGGACCGGCACGCTGACAGACCTGGAGGGACGGGATTTTTCCGATATGACCATCATGCTGATCCGCGCGCTGACGCCCATGCCGACCGGGCTGGAAGGCGAACGGTGA